One Desulfobulbaceae bacterium genomic window carries:
- a CDS encoding HD domain-containing protein: protein FLSPSVPLVTKIVLFALFSLLRYATEKRRAYIWFQRLAKAQRLTLESMATVAETRDPETGAHLQRTQHFVKALAEHLRDNNIYTEMLDDMYIKLLVYSAPLHDIGKVGVPDVILTKPGNLTTEEFEQIKKHTLFGEKVLARTARKIEGDNFLELAREIAATHHEKWDRTGYP from the coding sequence TTTTCTCTCTCCTAGCGTTCCTCTGGTTACCAAAATTGTGCTCTTTGCTCTGTTTTCCCTGCTACGCTATGCCACAGAAAAACGGCGAGCCTATATCTGGTTTCAGCGCCTGGCCAAAGCGCAGCGACTTACATTAGAATCCATGGCAACTGTTGCCGAGACACGTGATCCAGAAACAGGGGCTCACCTACAGCGCACTCAGCACTTCGTTAAGGCTCTGGCCGAACATCTCAGAGACAACAATATATACACTGAGATGCTAGATGATATGTATATCAAGCTCCTCGTTTACTCCGCACCTCTTCATGATATTGGAAAAGTCGGTGTGCCCGACGTCATCCTCACAAAGCCTGGCAATTTAACCACCGAAGAGTTTGAGCAAATTAAAAAGCACACATTATTTGGTGAAAAGGTTCTTGCACGAACGGCCAGGAAGATTGAGGGGGACAATTTTCTTGAGCTTGCCCGAGAGATCGCCGCTACACACCACGAAAAATGGGACAGGACAGGATACCC
- a CDS encoding CHASE2 domain-containing protein has protein sequence MLARQTHLRLSHKEVFSSIAIGCFVAAVLGLAGQTQSWPFVSIDNFFQDTFLTQKASHKASDNITIIDIDDVSLEAVGQWPWPRYRIAAFIETISALEPKAIGLDIVFPEPDSSALINIKQTFKNDFNLDISFQGVPSSLTDNDGYLGSVIKNSGTVGANYFYFDYTGSSGSCSGTDFSITGAEKLTLDSARGRLCNTEKISENILFRGFINCQTDKDGMLRQLPLLIEYQSSIYPNLTLATLLKGLGESSAQIGQNRNGPYIEAGPHHIPISKTGYAILNFQGPPSLYPTLSAVDVLNKKINPVDIKDKYILIGSSAIGLNDLYPTPFDPLFPGIKTHAVMLESILANKSIHVPSWSQIALPLFTLLSVIIMLLLFTVNSRPFTMVIGSLTLDTI, from the coding sequence TTGCTAGCCCGCCAAACTCATCTCCGCCTCTCCCATAAGGAGGTATTCAGCAGTATTGCCATAGGCTGTTTTGTGGCTGCTGTCCTCGGCCTGGCTGGACAGACGCAGTCCTGGCCGTTCGTCTCAATTGACAATTTTTTTCAAGACACTTTTTTAACACAAAAAGCCTCACATAAGGCCTCTGACAATATTACCATCATTGACATTGATGATGTAAGCCTTGAAGCTGTTGGTCAATGGCCCTGGCCCCGCTACCGAATTGCAGCATTCATTGAAACAATATCTGCCCTAGAGCCAAAAGCCATCGGTCTTGATATTGTTTTTCCTGAACCTGACAGTTCAGCGCTCATCAATATCAAGCAAACCTTTAAAAATGATTTCAACCTCGACATCTCATTCCAGGGAGTACCCTCTTCACTGACAGACAACGACGGCTATCTCGGGTCAGTAATTAAGAACTCAGGCACAGTAGGCGCCAATTATTTCTATTTTGACTATACAGGCAGTTCCGGCAGTTGTTCCGGGACAGACTTCTCAATTACAGGAGCAGAAAAACTCACACTTGACTCTGCCCGGGGACGACTTTGCAATACCGAAAAAATTTCAGAAAACATTTTGTTTCGTGGTTTCATTAATTGCCAAACAGACAAAGACGGCATGCTGCGACAGCTTCCTTTGCTTATCGAATACCAGAGCTCTATCTATCCAAACCTGACCCTGGCAACACTGTTAAAAGGACTTGGTGAATCTTCAGCCCAAATTGGCCAAAACCGCAATGGCCCCTATATTGAGGCAGGCCCGCATCATATTCCTATCTCAAAAACGGGGTACGCCATCCTGAACTTTCAAGGCCCGCCCTCATTGTATCCGACCCTTTCTGCTGTTGATGTCCTCAATAAAAAAATCAACCCTGTTGATATCAAAGACAAATACATCCTGATCGGCTCTTCAGCTATCGGCTTAAACGACCTGTATCCAACACCATTTGACCCCTTGTTCCCCGGCATAAAAACCCACGCTGTCATGCTGGAAAGTATTCTCGCCAATAAATCGATTCACGTGCCTTCATGGTCGCAAATTGCTCTGCCTCTGTTCACACTACTCTCCGTCATCATAATGCTGCTGCTCTTTACGGTAAACTCCAGACCATTCACTATGGTCATTGGTTCCTTGACCCTTGACACAATCCA